One Eretmochelys imbricata isolate rEreImb1 chromosome 9, rEreImb1.hap1, whole genome shotgun sequence genomic window, GATATGTTTGGCAAGCATGAAAGTTGTGAACTCTCAACATCACAGTACCAAACAGTTTCCTTCCCTTTACAGGGTCTACTTTCTCTCTCCCACACTGCCTCAGTCATAGACATTGCTGTGGTGCTTGCaatgaaaattaaaacaatggGACAGCCTcttgtattttttgtgtgtgtcacagGGATTCCACACCATTTGGTCCCTTTATTTCCATCTCTTAAATTGATttaatggattttaaggccagaagggatcattgtgctTATCTAATCCGATCTCCTGCATAGcagaggccagagaatttcaccaggTGTTAAGACCATCTAGCTGTACCTTCCTCAGCCCATTCATTCTATAGATGAATGGGCTAGTACAGGGgtcagcctttcagaagtggtgtgccgagtcttcatttattcactttaaggtttcatgtgccagtgatacattttaatgttttttagaaggtctctgtAAGTCTGtgtattatataactaaactattgttgtatgtaaagtaaacaaggttttcaaaatgtttaagaagcttcattttaaattaaaatgctgatcttgcgctgccggcctggggttccattcacctaggctggcagcaggctgagcggggcctgcggccaggaccccggctggcaaggagccagcggccagaaccccagactggcagtgggctgagcgactcagcctgctgccactcagcccactgcctgtctggggttctatccgctggctcctgccagccagggtcccagctgccggccactctcagcccgctgccagtctggcatcccagccctgtgcacatagagtgggtacctgccttctccctggttctagcccattatcttcctctctctctgcactgagctaagggtgggagtgcactgagcacagggctggggtgaaggagcaggctgggggttaggATGCAGGATCTGGCcgggagctagaatgagggagggggctcagggttggggcaggaggtttgggtgtggagtgcttacgtgggcagctcccatttggtgcaaggggtgggggtgggaatgtgggggtgcaagagtcagggctggggttgttcaggggtcagggcagagggctgggagggtgggggtgctcccagccccctgcccagagcggctcactgcagggggctggaggggatatgccctgattccacctcccttctctgagaccccgtccccacctcttctccatctcctccccggctccacttctccccctcccttgcaagAGCCATCAGCTGatccagggagaggaggaggggcaggaacccagcatgctgggggaagaggcggggagctcgcctgccctgcagcagcagccggcaggaccaagcttcttcacccttccCCTGCTGGGGGCGagggcggagaagagcgggccagggcgggcaggatttttaatggcacgctgctgcctgccagggtcccagcctgggtttggcagcgggctgagcggggcgggcggctgggacccagcaggcagcagcatgccattaaaaatcggcttgtgtgccgtctttggcacgcgtgccattgGTTGCCGACCCTTGGGCTAGTACAATAGCCtcgtgtgggtttttttgtactTTACCTTGATTTTAACCAATAAAACATGGATGTATAAACTATCAGTTTTACAACCCCAGTTTCTTTAGCAGCGGCAGCAGCAATCGCAGCAGAGATTGTCAAGGAGGGGCCAGCCAAGACAAGCTGTTGGCAATCGCCCTTTAATGAAGAATTCATGATCCTGGCTCTCCTTAGGCACAGGCTACTTTCCTAGCCCAGTCTTAGGCCTCTCCCCTTTCCATTCACCCTGTAGACTCTAGTGTAGAATAAAGAGGATTGTTAAACTGTTACATAAGCAAGGCTGGAAACAGGACCAGTGCAGGTTCGAATCCTCAAAACCATTCAGAAGATCCTGACCCCAAAACAAATGCACTTAGCAACCTGATGGCAGGCTTGTCCTGCTTGCTTCATCTCTTTCTGATGTGAGAGATGCCCCGCTACTTCCTTCTCTGCATTGGTACTACTGTACAAAGGTGCAGCATGTTGCTGTGCAAGGAGGGAGCTATAATCAGATGGCCGTAAATAGAGCCGTTGGCTCTGTCAAGAATACTGGTGTCTATTGGCTTGGGAGGCCAGACTCCACCGTGCTGTGAATaccattctcctcctctttgcTCATGAGCAGCTGGGGTTCACCAGCTTAACAACACTTGGAGTCTTCCTTATAACAAATTCCAGATATTACACAAGAGCAGATGCTGAGCATGCAATGAGGTTTATCAATGGCACTCGGCTGGATGACCGGATCATCAGGACTGACTGGGATGCAGGGTTTAAGGAGGGACGACAATTTGGGAGAGGAAAGACTGGAGGACAGGTAAAGGGAGTACTAGCATCAGCACTGAGCCTGGCTTccttggggctgggggctggggctggggggtgctaCCTTTGCCTGATCCAGTACGAAGGCGGACGTGCGTGGCGGACCCAGTAACGAACTGAAGTTAATCCAAAGTCGTTCGAAGAGCTGATTATATAGTAGCACTAGAGTTGGAGCGTGGTGCTTAATGTCACTTGCAAGTTTGGATCCCAAGCTTCCTATGGCCCAAAGGAAACGTTGCTCTCTCCTCAACCTAGTCTTCTCAAAAGCGTGCAGGACTCAAGGTGGGGAGTGAGAAACAGGATAATAATGGGGATGGCATGGTTGTAAGGTTTGTCTAATCATCAAACAATACCCACCAATCAGAAGGTAAGATTCCTTCCCACATTTCTGCCCAGGTTTCCAGCTTTGGGCTCAAGCCTTGGTGATTcataaaggtgaactgcaaagcaaaATCAAGCAGTGTTTTGCCCTTCCCTGTTGCTTTGTTATGGCTAAAGATGATCCCACCATTAGAAATGTGAGATCTTCTCATTAGTCACCTTGATAATGGTTCCTTGGCAAGATATTTCAGGGAGTTGCAAGGGCTTGTAACCCACCACCAATGGAGTGGAAAGAGGATGCTGATTCTTAGAATGTCTGTGTCTAGGCAGGTGCAGAATGCTAATTTCTGTGTTGTTGCTTTGCCTCAGGTGCGAGACGAGTACCGGACAGACTATGATGTGGGAAGAGGTGGCTTTGGCAAGATCATTCAGATGCAGAAAACCAATCACCAGACTATAATCTACTAATTGCCTAATCTGTCCTAGCACATAGAGGGGCTGTGTCTCTCCGCAGCTAGTCCTGTCCTGGCCCTTTGGATGGGGATGTGGAGTGGAAGCCAAGTTTCAGCAAAAGGCAATCCCCCTTAGACTGGCTGTTTGACATTTGTTCATTCCTTATATCTTCTGGGCTGGAATGGCTGTTCTGCCCTGATACAGGGCAGCAAGAAAATAGAGCGGCCAACTCTACAGGATTTCTCACTAAGAATAAGTGCAGCATGTCACGCTCAGACTTCTGCCTCCAGTTGTCATTACAGCTGAGGTTGCTTTAGAGCACAGATTTCTGAGAAATACAACAGCCGTCAAAGCCCTCCTGGCTGCTTGTGCAGCTCTGCGGTAGGGGCAGGagtttaaaatatgtaatttacAATCTTGTCTGGTGCTCTAAAGCATTGTTGCTGGTATAAGTTAGAGAAGCAAGGCAAGATCTTACTGGTCACTTGCGAGTGCTTGTCTGCACTCCTGGCCCTTAGCTTAGTCAGTCCTGCAGTGTCATAGTCCTTGCTGTACCTGTGGTGTTACCTGGCTGTTGCAGAGCCTCACTATTACACCATGGTTTTGTTTGTgtctttgggttttttaaataaatgttgagTCCTGTACCTACTGCAGTTTGTGCTTCATTGCCATTGGGTATGTGGCAGGGTTTCTGGTGGACACCTCCTGTTGGCAGGTCAGAGCTGCTCTCATCTGACCACAGTGGGGGAGATGAGTCTTGCATGCTGTTGTTTGGGTCTTCCCTTTGATGCTGGCCTCACTTGTCTTCCCATTGCACTCTGTGCTAGTAGCTGGTTTGTCACCAGATGAAAAGCATTGGTAAACTTAGTCACCTGCTTGTAATAAGATGAAGACTCAGCCCACAGTTCCCCACATCAGCGAATGCTGGGAAGTCTCCCCATTTCCTACCATCGCAGTCAGTGCCAAGTCTTGTAACAGAGTATATGAATCATCGTGAATGCCCAGAGCGCACTTGAGGCCAGATCAGGAAGCAGGAGCTGCAAGCCTACTGCTGTGCTAAAAGCCAGTTTAGCTGGCTACGGGGGAATCACCCTAGTGAAGAGCATGGCCAAGGTTGCTCTGACTTGTGACTGGGGTCTGAGGAGCCCTCAGGAGCAAGGAACCGCAAAGGTGAAACTCAGTAAGCGCTGTCGACAGCAAGTTCTGCTCGGTGACTCTACGTAAGTCAAGCCTTGACTGTGAGTTGGTTTGAGGTCATGTAAGCACCAATTGCTTGTCCCTGCATAATGAGGtgtcacaatggtctcttcttttgcaggtttcagaggagcagccgtgttagtctgtattcacaaaaagaacaggaggacttgtggcaccttagagactaaccaatttatttgagcattcttCTTTTGCATTAGATCACATATTTTTAGAGCAGCTCATGGCCTCTGAGCTTCAGAGGAAGCAGGGGCTGCCTCTGTCCTATTCAGTGGCAGGACATGACCAGGCATCCAAACTAAGCTGTGGTTACACTGAGTTACCCAACAGCCTTGATGACTAAGGGATAATCACCCAAGAAgtgtttagggaggcacagccacTTATAGGAAAACAGAAGCAGAGTGTCAGGGAGAATCTCTCAC contains:
- the LOC144270327 gene encoding nuclear cap-binding protein subunit 2 isoform X2, giving the protein MGLDKVKKTPCGFCFVEYYTRADAEHAMRFINGTRLDDRIIRTDWDAGFKEGRQFGRGKTGGQVRDEYRTDYDVGRGGFGKIIQMQKTNHQTIIY